From a region of the Apibacter sp. B3706 genome:
- a CDS encoding 5-formyltetrahydrofolate cyclo-ligase, giving the protein MLKKEARKNFLMLRSLLTKKQVLSKSEQIFLQWKKSILSDYNSYHIFLTISDKKEVDTSFILNYLWANQKKVYCSKVHHNSLLHFELTPETKLEKNLWGIPEPTDQDNIQIKNIDCIFTPLLAYDILGNRVGYGKGYYDNFLKNHLSSTKVGLSFFEPLDSINDISRSDIPLDYIITPNYYSVFPIEVK; this is encoded by the coding sequence ATGTTAAAAAAAGAGGCTCGTAAGAATTTTCTAATGTTAAGATCTTTGCTTACGAAAAAGCAGGTATTATCTAAATCTGAGCAAATTTTTTTACAGTGGAAAAAATCCATTTTGTCCGACTACAATTCTTACCATATTTTCTTAACCATTTCTGACAAAAAGGAGGTTGATACTTCTTTCATACTAAATTATTTGTGGGCTAATCAAAAAAAGGTTTATTGCTCCAAAGTCCATCATAATTCTTTATTACATTTTGAACTTACTCCTGAAACTAAACTTGAAAAAAATTTGTGGGGAATCCCTGAACCGACAGATCAAGATAATATACAAATTAAGAATATAGATTGCATATTTACTCCTTTATTGGCTTATGATATTTTAGGAAACCGCGTAGGATATGGTAAAGGATATTATGACAACTTCCTTAAAAACCACCTTTCTTCTACTAAAGTTGGACTTTCTTTTTTTGAACCCTTGGATTCAATTAACGATATTTCAAGATCGGATATACCTTTGGATTATATTATAACTCCCAATTATTATTCGGTTTTTCCAATTGAGGTAAAGTAA
- a CDS encoding ferredoxin translates to MVIITLQRDKCIGCNYCSEFDPENFRMSKKDGKSVLLRSTEKKGFFTLKNPDNNCFEAADKAAKACPVKIISVKKI, encoded by the coding sequence ATGGTAATCATTACATTGCAAAGAGATAAATGCATAGGATGCAATTATTGTTCGGAGTTTGATCCTGAAAATTTCCGCATGTCTAAAAAAGATGGAAAATCTGTTTTACTAAGGTCTACTGAAAAAAAGGGTTTTTTCACTTTAAAAAATCCTGATAACAATTGTTTTGAGGCTGCAGATAAAGCGGCTAAAGCCTGTCCTGTTAAAATTATTTCTGTAAAAAAAATATGA
- a CDS encoding U32 family peptidase, which translates to MTESGKIELMCPAGNFESLQAALDNGADSIYFGVEQLNMRARSSVNFTLDDLEEISKRCSQKGVRTYLTLNTIIYDHDLSIIKTVLDRAKSASITAVIAMDQAVIAYARQIGMEVHISTQINITNIETVKFYSLFADTMVLSRELSLSQVKKITSQINKEQIKGPGGKLVEIEIFGHGALCMAVSGKCYLSLHSHNSSANRGACKQNCRKKYTVIDQESGFEIEIDNEYMMSPKDLCTIDFLDQVIDSGVKVLKIEGRGRAPEYVATVTKCYREAIDAIASGSFTKEAVAEWMKKLETVYNRGFWSGYYLGQKLGEWSDNPGSNATQKKVYIGKGRHFYPKTKIGEFEIEAYSLNVGDKILIQGPTTGSQEAEVSSMMVDDIPAQEAKKGDILTLPIGFKIRPSDKLYKVVKA; encoded by the coding sequence ATGACAGAAAGTGGAAAGATAGAATTGATGTGTCCGGCAGGTAATTTTGAATCATTGCAAGCAGCTTTGGATAATGGTGCAGATTCAATTTATTTTGGAGTCGAGCAATTAAATATGCGTGCGCGTTCATCTGTTAATTTTACTTTAGACGATTTGGAAGAAATTTCCAAAAGATGTTCTCAAAAAGGGGTACGAACCTACTTGACCTTGAACACAATTATTTATGATCACGATTTATCCATAATAAAAACTGTCTTGGATCGAGCAAAATCTGCTTCCATAACAGCAGTTATTGCCATGGATCAAGCGGTTATTGCTTATGCGAGACAAATTGGAATGGAAGTTCATATTTCAACCCAAATAAATATTACCAACATTGAAACGGTAAAATTTTATTCTTTATTTGCCGATACTATGGTTTTAAGCAGAGAATTGAGCTTAAGTCAAGTTAAAAAGATCACTTCTCAAATTAATAAAGAACAAATTAAAGGCCCGGGTGGAAAATTAGTTGAAATTGAAATTTTTGGACATGGCGCTTTGTGCATGGCTGTATCGGGGAAATGTTATTTGAGTCTACATTCTCATAATTCTTCTGCTAATCGAGGAGCTTGTAAGCAAAATTGCAGAAAAAAATACACCGTTATCGATCAAGAATCCGGTTTTGAGATTGAAATCGATAATGAATATATGATGTCCCCTAAAGATTTATGTACAATTGATTTTCTTGATCAAGTTATTGATTCCGGGGTAAAAGTATTGAAAATAGAAGGTAGAGGAAGGGCGCCGGAATACGTAGCTACTGTAACTAAATGCTATCGTGAAGCCATTGATGCCATTGCTTCCGGATCTTTTACTAAAGAAGCAGTAGCCGAATGGATGAAAAAGTTAGAAACTGTTTATAACCGAGGATTTTGGAGCGGTTATTATCTTGGGCAAAAATTAGGGGAATGGTCTGATAATCCGGGATCTAATGCTACACAAAAAAAGGTTTATATTGGAAAAGGTCGACATTTTTACCCGAAAACTAAAATTGGTGAATTTGAGATTGAGGCTTATAGTTTAAATGTTGGTGATAAAATATTAATTCAGGGACCTACTACCGGTTCACAAGAAGCTGAAGTTTCTTCGATGATGGTCGATGATATACCCGCTCAGGAAGCTAAAAAGGGAGATATACTTACTTTACCTATTGGTTTTAAAATACGTCCGTCCGATAAATTATATAAAGTTGTTAAAGCGTAG
- the yidD gene encoding membrane protein insertion efficiency factor YidD, whose protein sequence is MIRKIAIFPLVVLIRFYQIAISPWMGNNCRFTPTCSAYMLEALKIHGLFYGFWLGSKRIFRCHPWGGEGYDPVPHKKHN, encoded by the coding sequence ATGATAAGGAAAATAGCAATATTCCCACTAGTTGTATTAATACGCTTTTATCAGATCGCTATATCTCCTTGGATGGGAAATAATTGCAGGTTTACTCCCACCTGTTCCGCATATATGTTGGAAGCATTAAAAATTCATGGACTGTTCTATGGATTTTGGTTGGGAAGTAAACGTATTTTTCGTTGTCATCCTTGGGGAGGAGAGGGGTACGATCCGGTGCCACATAAAAAACATAATTAA
- the lgt gene encoding prolipoprotein diacylglyceryl transferase, whose product MNQLLYITWDPSLGIHIGSFTLRYYSLMYVIAFGLGFYLMEFIFKKDKEDKKLLDPLFIYMFLAVIIGARLGHVLFYQKQLFIQDPLAVFLPIRTKPHFEFTGYSGLASHGAAIGILISLYLFTRKYLKRTFYWILDRIVIPVSIGGMFIRFGNFFNSEIIGKPSSLPWAVLFIQQDTDEYGSIVPRHPSQLYEAFGYLLLFISLMFIYLKTDKKKYSGWIFGYFLIVLFGIRFIVEFFKEPQGEEYINWLGLNTGQWLSVPFIIAGICILVTAKNRIYTSKAI is encoded by the coding sequence ATGAATCAACTTTTATATATTACTTGGGATCCGAGTTTAGGTATACATATAGGCAGCTTTACCTTAAGATACTACAGCTTGATGTATGTTATTGCTTTTGGCTTAGGTTTTTATCTCATGGAATTTATTTTTAAAAAAGATAAGGAAGATAAAAAATTATTAGATCCCTTGTTCATCTATATGTTTTTGGCCGTAATAATTGGAGCTAGATTGGGGCATGTGCTTTTTTATCAAAAACAATTATTTATACAAGATCCATTAGCAGTTTTCTTACCCATACGAACTAAACCTCATTTTGAATTTACAGGCTATTCAGGATTAGCCAGTCATGGAGCTGCTATAGGAATTCTAATTTCTTTATATCTATTTACAAGAAAATATTTAAAACGAACTTTTTATTGGATATTAGACAGAATAGTTATTCCGGTTTCCATAGGAGGAATGTTTATACGTTTTGGAAATTTTTTTAATTCGGAAATTATTGGAAAGCCTTCTTCACTTCCATGGGCTGTACTTTTTATTCAACAGGATACCGATGAATACGGAAGTATTGTTCCACGCCATCCCTCTCAATTATATGAAGCCTTTGGCTATTTACTTTTGTTTATATCCCTTATGTTTATCTATTTAAAAACCGATAAAAAGAAATATTCGGGTTGGATATTTGGATATTTTTTAATTGTACTTTTCGGTATCAGGTTTATCGTAGAATTTTTTAAGGAACCACAGGGAGAAGAATATATTAATTGGCTGGGATTAAATACCGGACAATGGTTAAGTGTACCCTTTATTATCGCAGGAATTTGCATACTAGTTACCGCAAAAAATAGGATTTATACATCAAAAGCAATATAA
- a CDS encoding glutaminyl-peptide cyclotransferase → MKNLITKLILCLLIVISIVGCKDPKNISISTNFDKLDDKPLHIGDKLPLEFNTQDGIIDSYSIKLNDQTYDKKNITLNESNAKLGTNYIVLTINYNGKYKKEIDATFTVFPNEKEKDLHYKLIQEFPHNPELFTQGFTYKDGWITESSGLYGKSLLVKYKLGSTSYSQSVKIDPKFFAEGFALLNEKLYLLTWREKKGFIYNASDFKLLKEFNYPGTLYEGWGATTIGDEMVVSDGSSELKFYDKDFNLKKSISVIGYENIYSRINELEYANGYIYANVFDEPIILKIDPSTGIVVAKADFSDLVKMNQTNEEAVLNGIAYVDGDTFLITGKLWSKIYKVEFTK, encoded by the coding sequence ATGAAAAATCTAATAACAAAACTAATACTATGTTTGCTGATTGTTATAAGTATAGTGGGTTGTAAAGATCCTAAGAATATAAGTATTAGTACCAATTTCGATAAATTAGATGATAAACCCTTACACATAGGAGATAAATTACCTTTAGAATTTAATACACAAGATGGAATTATTGATTCGTATAGTATTAAATTGAATGATCAAACATACGATAAAAAAAATATTACTTTAAATGAATCCAATGCTAAGTTGGGAACAAATTATATAGTACTCACAATCAATTATAATGGAAAATATAAAAAAGAAATTGATGCAACTTTTACCGTGTTTCCAAACGAAAAAGAAAAGGATCTACATTATAAATTGATTCAAGAATTTCCGCACAATCCTGAATTATTTACACAAGGATTTACCTATAAAGACGGATGGATTACGGAAAGTTCAGGACTTTATGGGAAATCATTATTAGTTAAATATAAATTAGGTTCAACTTCTTACTCTCAAAGCGTTAAAATAGACCCTAAATTTTTCGCAGAAGGGTTTGCCTTGCTAAATGAGAAATTATATTTACTTACTTGGAGAGAAAAAAAAGGATTCATTTACAATGCATCAGATTTTAAACTTTTAAAAGAATTCAACTATCCGGGTACTTTATATGAAGGTTGGGGAGCAACAACCATAGGAGATGAAATGGTTGTTTCTGACGGGTCTTCTGAATTAAAGTTTTATGATAAAGATTTTAATTTAAAAAAGAGTATTTCAGTGATTGGTTATGAAAATATTTATTCTAGGATTAATGAATTGGAGTACGCTAACGGATATATTTATGCCAATGTTTTCGATGAACCAATCATTTTAAAAATTGATCCTAGTACAGGAATTGTGGTTGCTAAAGCAGATTTTTCGGATTTAGTTAAAATGAACCAAACCAATGAGGAGGCTGTTTTGAATGGGATTGCCTATGTTGATGGAGATACTTTCTTAATTACTGGAAAACTATGGTCTAAAATTTATAAAGTTGAATTTACGAAGTAA
- the lipA gene encoding lipoyl synthase, whose amino-acid sequence MDSSTITKPKWIRVKLPSGKNYKELRGIVDKYKLNTICQSGSCPNMGECWGEGTATFMILGNICTRSCGFCGVKTGRPSEIDWEEPEKVARSIKLMKIKHAVLTSVDRDDLKDMGSIIWAETIKAVRRISPNTTMETLIPDFQGIHRHINRILEAAPDVISHNMETVRRLTREVRIQAKYDRSLEVLRYMKEQGQRRTKTGIMLGLGEKPSEVYESIREIHDAQVDVITIGQYLQPSKKHLPVKEFISLEQFKDYEDYAKSLGNFRHIESSPLVRSSYHAEKHVN is encoded by the coding sequence ATGGACTCGTCAACAATAACAAAACCTAAATGGATTCGGGTTAAGCTGCCTTCCGGTAAGAATTATAAAGAACTTAGGGGAATTGTAGATAAATATAAGCTTAATACGATTTGCCAAAGTGGAAGCTGTCCAAATATGGGAGAATGTTGGGGTGAAGGCACTGCGACATTTATGATTTTGGGTAATATCTGTACCAGAAGTTGTGGGTTTTGTGGTGTTAAAACAGGGCGCCCCTCTGAAATTGATTGGGAGGAACCCGAAAAAGTTGCGCGTTCTATTAAATTAATGAAAATTAAACATGCGGTATTAACTTCCGTTGACCGTGATGATCTTAAAGATATGGGATCTATTATTTGGGCAGAAACCATAAAAGCGGTACGCAGAATTAGTCCCAACACAACCATGGAAACCTTAATACCTGATTTCCAAGGAATTCACAGGCATATAAATAGAATTCTGGAAGCTGCTCCTGATGTCATATCCCATAATATGGAAACGGTTAGACGATTAACCCGTGAAGTACGTATACAGGCAAAATATGATCGAAGTTTGGAAGTTCTCCGATATATGAAAGAACAAGGGCAACGAAGAACGAAAACAGGAATTATGCTAGGTCTTGGAGAAAAACCTTCTGAAGTTTATGAATCTATTAGAGAAATACATGACGCCCAAGTTGATGTAATCACGATCGGTCAATATTTACAACCTAGTAAAAAGCATCTTCCTGTAAAGGAATTTATTTCGTTGGAACAGTTTAAAGATTATGAAGATTACGCTAAAAGTTTAGGAAATTTCAGACATATTGAAAGCAGCCCGCTAGTTCGCTCATCTTATCATGCTGAAAAACATGTAAATTAA
- a CDS encoding AAA family ATPase, with the protein MEYTSTSEDIKIIIEKVREKSKDFSLLSKEINQVIVGQKYMINRLLIGLLSNGHVLLEGVPGLAKTLAIKTLAEALDGEFSRIQFTPDLLPADVLGTLIYNMKENDFSIKKGPIFANFILADEINRSPAKVQSALLEAMQEKQVTIGDETFKLKEPFLVLATQNPIDQEGTYPLPEAQVDRFMLKCVVSYPDFEQERTILRQNISGEKHEVKKIITLEKIFEARELVKEIYMDEKIESYILNVIFATRYPEKYNMPNLKPYILFGSSPRGSISMALAAKANAFLNQRGFVVPEDVKSVAKDVLRHRVGITYEAEAENITSEDIIDQILSSVKAP; encoded by the coding sequence ATGGAGTATACATCGACTTCCGAAGATATAAAAATTATTATTGAAAAAGTACGGGAAAAAAGCAAAGATTTTAGTTTACTAAGTAAAGAAATAAATCAGGTGATCGTTGGTCAAAAATACATGATTAACCGCCTGTTAATTGGTTTATTAAGTAACGGTCATGTTTTATTGGAAGGTGTTCCCGGATTAGCAAAGACTTTGGCAATAAAAACACTTGCAGAGGCTCTTGATGGAGAGTTTTCTCGAATTCAATTTACGCCTGATTTATTACCTGCGGATGTTTTAGGAACCTTAATATATAATATGAAAGAAAACGATTTTTCTATTAAAAAGGGGCCTATCTTTGCTAACTTTATTTTGGCAGATGAAATTAATCGTTCTCCGGCTAAGGTTCAATCAGCTCTGTTGGAAGCCATGCAGGAAAAACAGGTAACCATTGGAGATGAAACATTTAAATTGAAAGAACCTTTCTTGGTTTTGGCAACACAAAACCCTATAGATCAAGAAGGAACTTATCCACTCCCTGAAGCTCAAGTCGATAGATTTATGTTAAAATGCGTTGTTTCTTATCCTGATTTTGAACAAGAAAGAACAATCCTTAGACAAAATATTTCAGGAGAAAAACATGAGGTTAAGAAAATTATCACTTTAGAAAAGATATTTGAGGCGAGGGAGTTGGTGAAAGAAATTTACATGGATGAAAAGATTGAAAGTTATATCCTAAATGTGATATTTGCTACCCGTTATCCTGAAAAATATAATATGCCAAATCTTAAACCTTACATACTTTTCGGCTCTTCACCTAGAGGTAGCATAAGTATGGCATTGGCGGCAAAAGCAAATGCTTTTCTAAACCAAAGAGGATTTGTAGTACCGGAAGATGTTAAATCCGTTGCCAAAGATGTCCTTCGTCATCGCGTCGGAATAACCTATGAGGCAGAAGCAGAAAATATAACTTCCGAGGATATTATTGATCAAATTCTCAGTTCAGTAAAAGCTCCGTAG
- a CDS encoding DUF58 domain-containing protein, with the protein MTTEELLKKVRLIELKSKRRINSIFLGEYHSSFKGIGMTFSEVRQYQFGDDVRKIDWNKTARFNEPFVKIFEEEREMVSMILIDISASMNFGTKKQLKKELVAEIGATLALSAIKNNDKVGLVLFSDKIDCFIAPKKGNAHIVRIIKTILEAEPKHTKTDLSVVFDFIIKTIKRKSTIFLISDFDVTYFERNLRILTKKHDITGIRVYDRWEKIFPDMGLIYLEDLETGKLQWVDTSSKTVRDKYSAYYQRLTTTTENAFIKNGAGFVNIPSEGDYIKILFNYFRGHH; encoded by the coding sequence TTGACGACAGAAGAACTTCTAAAAAAGGTAAGGCTTATTGAGCTAAAGTCTAAAAGAAGAATTAATTCAATATTCTTAGGGGAATATCACAGTTCTTTTAAGGGCATAGGAATGACATTTTCAGAAGTTCGTCAATACCAATTTGGAGACGATGTCAGAAAAATTGATTGGAATAAAACAGCCCGTTTTAATGAACCTTTTGTAAAAATATTTGAAGAGGAAAGAGAAATGGTATCTATGATTTTAATAGATATTAGCGCCTCGATGAATTTTGGAACCAAAAAACAATTAAAAAAAGAATTGGTTGCTGAAATAGGAGCAACTCTTGCTCTTTCTGCCATTAAAAATAATGATAAGGTAGGGTTGGTTTTATTTTCGGATAAAATTGATTGTTTTATTGCTCCCAAAAAAGGAAATGCTCACATTGTAAGAATCATAAAAACGATTTTAGAAGCAGAGCCTAAACATACTAAAACAGATTTATCGGTAGTTTTTGATTTTATTATAAAAACTATAAAAAGAAAATCTACCATTTTTCTTATATCTGATTTTGATGTCACCTATTTTGAAAGAAATTTACGGATATTGACTAAAAAGCATGATATTACAGGGATTCGAGTTTACGATCGTTGGGAGAAAATATTTCCCGATATGGGCTTAATTTATCTTGAAGATTTAGAGACAGGAAAATTGCAATGGGTAGATACTTCTTCAAAAACTGTTCGAGATAAATATTCAGCATATTATCAGCGATTAACTACTACAACAGAAAATGCATTTATTAAAAATGGTGCCGGTTTTGTAAATATTCCTTCCGAAGGTGATTATATAAAAATATTGTTTAATTATTTTAGAGGACATCATTAA
- a CDS encoding BatD family protein: MKFKIFIVYFFIAVILIRAQIPVSKISTDNIKFGEPIVLKITVKTGQKDTIIFPTITDTLSEKFEVLRQKKDTLRKNNSIFISDSIIFSAYEEGTFSVPPQRILVNSKEYFTPSYKVTVAPVVTDSVKTPLFDIKSIVQIPKNVWDYIQPYLGYVLILLVILVCVIIYLIRRKNKKSETHKSEPDVLAIKRLKKLKKSNYIAKDLYKKYYSELTSIIKEYMEARWNFPATKLLSDDLLEYLKKEKWIDENEIENLSGIFKTSDLAKFAKYKPTPEETKLHMEKAINFINLTKTDSPKIKLQDES; encoded by the coding sequence GTGAAGTTTAAAATTTTCATAGTATATTTTTTTATAGCAGTAATACTTATTCGTGCACAAATCCCTGTTTCCAAAATTTCAACAGATAATATAAAATTTGGAGAACCTATTGTTTTAAAAATAACAGTTAAAACCGGTCAAAAGGATACCATAATTTTTCCAACGATTACAGATACACTCAGTGAAAAATTTGAAGTTTTAAGACAAAAAAAAGATACGCTAAGAAAAAACAATTCTATTTTTATAAGTGACAGTATAATTTTTTCAGCTTATGAAGAAGGAACTTTTTCGGTTCCGCCTCAAAGAATTTTAGTCAATTCAAAAGAATATTTTACTCCTTCCTATAAAGTCACGGTAGCTCCTGTTGTTACGGATAGCGTAAAAACTCCTTTATTCGATATTAAAAGTATTGTACAGATTCCTAAAAATGTATGGGATTATATACAGCCTTACCTAGGGTATGTACTAATATTACTTGTAATCCTAGTATGTGTAATCATCTATTTGATAAGAAGAAAGAATAAAAAATCGGAAACCCATAAAAGCGAACCGGATGTATTAGCCATTAAAAGATTGAAAAAGCTCAAGAAGTCTAATTACATAGCTAAAGATTTATATAAAAAATATTATTCAGAATTAACGTCCATAATAAAAGAATATATGGAAGCTCGTTGGAATTTTCCGGCAACCAAACTTTTATCTGATGATTTGTTGGAGTATTTAAAAAAAGAAAAATGGATAGATGAAAATGAAATTGAAAATCTGAGCGGTATTTTCAAAACTTCAGACTTGGCAAAGTTTGCGAAATATAAACCAACTCCGGAAGAAACGAAATTACATATGGAAAAGGCAATTAATTTCATAAATCTTACTAAAACAGATTCACCTAAAATAAAGCTGCAAGATGAATCATAA
- a CDS encoding vWA domain-containing protein has translation MNHNILFGYPWMLLLLLVIPIFIYLKFRTKVKTKAVLIPNVSAFKSEKNYKTYLRPLLFWIRLLILALLIFAMARPKVIGTSQVYQSDKGIDIMLTVDVSLSMLAKDLNPDRLSALKKVAQKFALERYVDRIGLIAYSGEALTMVPLTVDRKILIQQIENLRTQTLEGGTAIGVGLATAVNHLKKSKAKSKVVILMTDGVNNDGYVEPIVAADIAAAEGIKVYTIGIGTNGYALFPTQIDRLTGKIYFEKQKVEIDEDLLKKIAQKTGGAYFRATDVESLQNIYNRINKLEKSDINDLKYYNYKEKYRIFLFPALILLLLELFLRGFVVRSIN, from the coding sequence ATGAATCATAATATACTGTTTGGTTATCCTTGGATGTTGCTTCTTTTACTGGTAATACCCATTTTTATATATTTAAAATTTAGAACGAAAGTTAAGACAAAGGCGGTATTGATACCGAATGTCTCTGCTTTTAAATCGGAAAAAAATTATAAAACATATTTAAGGCCTTTATTATTTTGGATACGTTTGCTTATCCTAGCATTATTAATATTTGCCATGGCAAGACCTAAAGTTATAGGCACCTCGCAAGTTTACCAGAGCGATAAGGGGATAGATATCATGCTGACTGTTGATGTTTCTTTAAGTATGTTAGCAAAGGATTTGAATCCGGATAGATTATCAGCACTTAAAAAAGTAGCGCAGAAATTTGCATTAGAAAGATATGTTGACCGAATCGGGTTAATTGCTTATTCCGGAGAAGCACTTACTATGGTTCCTCTTACGGTAGACAGAAAAATTCTTATTCAACAAATTGAAAATCTAAGAACGCAGACACTTGAAGGAGGAACGGCTATAGGGGTGGGCTTAGCTACAGCTGTCAATCATCTTAAAAAAAGTAAGGCAAAAAGTAAAGTAGTTATTTTAATGACAGACGGAGTAAATAATGACGGATATGTAGAGCCAATTGTTGCAGCAGATATTGCAGCTGCTGAAGGGATTAAAGTCTATACCATAGGTATCGGTACTAATGGCTACGCATTATTTCCTACTCAAATAGACCGCTTAACCGGAAAAATTTATTTTGAAAAACAAAAAGTGGAAATTGATGAAGATTTATTAAAGAAAATAGCCCAAAAAACAGGCGGAGCCTATTTTAGAGCTACTGATGTGGAAAGTCTTCAAAATATTTACAATAGAATAAATAAATTAGAAAAATCAGATATAAATGATTTAAAATATTATAATTATAAAGAGAAATATAGAATATTTCTATTTCCTGCATTAATACTTTTGTTACTAGAATTATTCTTAAGAGGCTTTGTAGTTAGAAGTATAAATTAA
- a CDS encoding VWA domain-containing protein: MNWQFEKISYFYLLLFIPFLLWRLLYLIKWKKSKINQFAEPSFQKMIFGKVNYSKFILSNIGIIIAYILMILGLANFLGGTEKKEVKSEGIDLVFVIDVSKSMNAEDIAPSRLEKAKKIVCDFLSKLGGDRVGIVAFAGNSYPIMPLSSDYSVAQLYLNGIDTNLITTQGTNIADAVLKASTLLSQTSNTSKVIFIISDGEAHEGDVKRAINTAKKNKISIFSVGVGTTQGAPIPLFYEGKYSEYKKDDNGDIVLTKLQESTLKQLAAGTGGKYFYGGHNTKDVVNKLFKSMSTLDKTNQSVSINYDTKQYFHYFIGAAFLVIFIVSLTNYRRDFMI; this comes from the coding sequence ATGAATTGGCAGTTTGAGAAAATATCATATTTTTATTTATTGTTATTCATACCCTTTCTATTATGGAGATTACTATATCTCATAAAATGGAAAAAGTCCAAAATAAATCAATTTGCTGAACCAAGTTTTCAAAAAATGATTTTTGGAAAGGTAAATTATTCAAAATTTATTTTAAGTAATATAGGAATAATTATAGCCTATATCCTGATGATTTTAGGATTAGCTAACTTTTTAGGAGGAACAGAGAAAAAAGAAGTAAAGAGTGAAGGAATTGATTTGGTTTTTGTAATAGATGTCTCCAAATCCATGAATGCAGAAGATATAGCTCCTTCAAGATTGGAAAAAGCCAAAAAAATTGTTTGTGATTTTTTATCTAAACTAGGGGGGGATCGAGTAGGAATAGTAGCATTTGCAGGAAATTCCTATCCCATTATGCCTTTATCCAGTGATTATAGCGTTGCTCAGCTCTACTTAAATGGTATTGATACTAATCTTATTACAACCCAGGGAACAAATATAGCAGATGCCGTTTTAAAAGCTTCCACTCTTTTATCTCAAACCTCCAATACATCCAAAGTAATTTTTATAATATCTGATGGAGAAGCCCACGAAGGAGACGTTAAACGGGCAATAAATACGGCAAAGAAAAATAAAATTTCCATATTTTCCGTAGGGGTAGGTACAACTCAAGGAGCCCCCATTCCTTTATTTTATGAAGGTAAATATTCAGAATACAAAAAAGATGATAATGGGGATATTGTATTAACGAAATTGCAAGAAAGTACATTAAAACAATTGGCAGCAGGAACCGGAGGTAAATATTTCTATGGCGGTCATAATACAAAAGATGTTGTTAATAAGCTATTTAAATCCATGTCCACCTTAGACAAAACTAACCAATCCGTAAGTATTAATTACGACACAAAACAGTATTTTCATTATTTTATAGGAGCCGCATTTTTAGTTATTTTTATTGTTTCTTTAACAAATTATAGGAGAGATTTTATGATTTAA